From Mya arenaria isolate MELC-2E11 chromosome 12, ASM2691426v1, the proteins below share one genomic window:
- the LOC128211713 gene encoding receptor-type tyrosine-protein phosphatase S-like isoform X4: MFALKRLGRNSQTTSEVIRTEELNTKYTDVIHEEENTTEYINNSVALQKPKISVDSLEHYIDSLTEDGTRAVFDSFQQGLIKPYAHSQRSDNVPRNRYRGIYPYDDCRVKLRDEDSDYINASFIDGYKKSKEYIATLGPMSQQLGKEFEPFWQMVWQQKVEKIVMITNLIENASLKCEQYWPNVGTSMMYGEFRITCHSEDMYAEFTRRALTIIRSSEERSFFQLHFTCWPDKGIPDDVTAIIEFRQRVLNTPTSFKGPTLIHCSTGVGRTGTYIALDILTKEGEVERAVDIPGCVVNMRQNRPNMIQTFEQYQYLHKAVVYSLTFNCTPIKAEHFQQYMKTTRRADLNRQFQQLLHTIEQRSKQEANAVKRNKQHLAKNRANADIPGDENRPRLYLGLTTGASDYINAVYIHSFKEKNRFLAAQTPLPETVTDFLTLIVQENCSCVVSFEPDMDKQRNVGIYYPAENMQAMTKGSFEVSSSRETKKPHYVMRNLTIRYKKASGHPSEKTLSHMQFTEWDELKNVPLSIETFLTFLNDVEEIENKDGPILLHCFDGASRTGLFCVVSMLLQKMAIEHEVSVLNSVRKVKVMRRLAIPNLDQFIFCHESIQEYLRAFDKDVYANFAGYDE, from the exons ATGTTTGCCTTGAAAAGACTCGGAAGAAATTCTCAGACCACCTCAGAAGTCATTCGTACCGAAGAATTGAACACAAAAT ATACAGATGTCATTCACGAAGAAGAAAACACTACGGAATACATCAATAACTCGGTCGCTCTGCAGAAGCCTAAAATTTCTGTTGATTCCCTTGAGCACTATATTGATTCATTGACAGAAGATGGTACAAGAGCCGTATTTGAT AGCTTTCAACAAGGACTCATTAAGCCGTATGCTCACTCACAAAGAAGTGATAACGTGCCAAGGAACAGATACAGGGGAATATATCCAT ATGACGATTGCAGAGTAAAGCTTCGAGATGAAGATTCGGACTATATCAATGCAAGCTTTATCGAT GGTTATAAGAAGAGTAAAGAATACATCGCCACCCTTG GACCAATGTCGCAGCAACTGGGAAAAGAATTTGAACCCTTCTGGCAAATGGTGTGGCAACAGAAGGTCGAGAAAATTGTCATGATCACGAACCTGATTGAAAATGCG TCGCTTAAATGTGAACAGTATTGGCCAAACGTTGGCACTAGCATGATGTATGGCGAGTTCAGAATCACATGCCATTCGGAGGACATGTATGCTGAGTTTACAAGGAGAGCTTTAACAATAATACgg TCCTCCGAAGAAAGGTCTTTCTTTCAACTGCACTTCACATGTTGGCCTGACAAAGGCATTCCTGACGATGTCACAGCAATCATTGAGTTCAGACAAAGAGTACTAAATACGCCTACATCATTTAAAGGACCTACTTTGATTCACTGCAG TACTGGTGTCGGACGAACGGGCACATATATTGCTCTGGACATCCTGACGAAGGAGGGTGAAGTTGAACGAGCAGTTGATATACCCGGATGTGTGGTCAACATGCGGCAGAACAGGCCGAACATGATACAGACTTTT GAGCAGTATCAATATCTCCACAAGGCTGTTGTGTATTCCCTGACATTCAATTGTACACCGATCAAGGCAGAACACTTTCAACAGTACATGAAGACAACAAGAAGAGCTGACTTAAACAGGCAATTCCAG CAACTGCTACACACCATTGAACAGCGATCGAAACAGGAAGCAAACGCAGTCAAAAGGAACAAACAGCACTTGGCTAAAAATCGAGCCAATGCAGACATACCTG GTGATGAAAATCGACCAAGACTCTACCTTGGGTTAACAACTGGAGCTTCAGATTACATCAATGCGGTGTACATACAT agtttcaaagaaaaaaatcgcTTTCTGGCTGCACAGACGCCACTGCCAGAGACCGTTACTGACTTTCTGACATTGATCGTTCAAGAAAACTGTTCATGTGTTGTCAGCTTTGAACCAGACATGGACAAACAAAGG AATGTTGGAATTTACTACCCGGCGGAAAACATGCAGGCAATGACGAAGGGGTCATTTGAAGTCAGCTCTTCACGTGAAACCAAAAAACCACATTATGTTATGAGGAACCTTACGATACGATATAAGAAAGCGTCAGGG CACCCTTCTGAGAAAACTCTGTCCCATATGCAGTTTACCGAATGGGATGAACTGAAGAATGTCCCTCTATCTATTGAAACGTTCCTTACCTTTCTGAATGACGTGGAGGAAATAGAAAACAAAGATGGACCGATTCTTCTTCATTGTTT TGATGGTGCAAGTAGAACGGGGCTGTTCTGTGTTGTGTCAATGCTGCTGCAGAAAATGGCCATAGAACACGAAGTTAGTGTTCTGAATTCTGTTAGGAAAGTCAAGGTCATGCGACGATTGGCGATTCCGAATTTG gACCAATTCATATTCTGTCATGAGAGCATCCAAGAATATTTGCGAGCCTTTGACAAGGATGTGTATGCAAACTTCGCCGGTTACGACGAATAG
- the LOC128211713 gene encoding receptor-type tyrosine-protein phosphatase alpha-like isoform X1, with translation MLMRQLLTIWINSILFKYGYRVRITDIMIFHILVLLCITRSYISVTVTLNETEVDCSLRCACCKGGEARCFIKNNYVDDFCHDGCVDTIFGYKCKHKCPVQCYTCDQYNGSICTTCNDTHYGINSNCKKTCSVGCSDGTCNKTDGTCSPCADNFEGNKCETCIHGKYGITCSQNCTHQNCRCTLKDGCDSCKAGFYKKGTFCQTACSTGCMNGTCNDNGSCQCSKQFTPGSSCTECITGYYGIECRTKCPSGCSGGVCMRNGTCRNCLAGNYGEQCDNTCYFGCTDQGCMRNGTCNECVTGYFGEYCNKGCSVGCSNGTCMRNGICNACDTKYYGEQCNTTCSVGCSGGICMRDGSCECTQGFNGSKCEMCIGGTYGNYCQHNCSRGCLALNCERYNGFCDCQSNFTGGKCDQCEEGFYGHSCILRCSDKCVGRICSMSDGKCTNGCKDGYYPDDSGSCISCEIRYKDKDCSYEYTVKKQSVEAETPVGAIAGGIGGGVVIICIILILLLRQRIIRMFALKRLGRNSQTTSEVIRTEELNTKYTDVIHEEENTTEYINNSVALQKPKISVDSLEHYIDSLTEDGTRAVFDSFQQGLIKPYAHSQRSDNVPRNRYRGIYPYDDCRVKLRDEDSDYINASFIDGYKKSKEYIATLGPMSQQLGKEFEPFWQMVWQQKVEKIVMITNLIENASLKCEQYWPNVGTSMMYGEFRITCHSEDMYAEFTRRALTIIRSSEERSFFQLHFTCWPDKGIPDDVTAIIEFRQRVLNTPTSFKGPTLIHCSTGVGRTGTYIALDILTKEGEVERAVDIPGCVVNMRQNRPNMIQTFEQYQYLHKAVVYSLTFNCTPIKAEHFQQYMKTTRRADLNRQFQQLLHTIEQRSKQEANAVKRNKQHLAKNRANADIPGDENRPRLYLGLTTGASDYINAVYIHSFKEKNRFLAAQTPLPETVTDFLTLIVQENCSCVVSFEPDMDKQRNVGIYYPAENMQAMTKGSFEVSSSRETKKPHYVMRNLTIRYKKASGHPSEKTLSHMQFTEWDELKNVPLSIETFLTFLNDVEEIENKDGPILLHCFDGASRTGLFCVVSMLLQKMAIEHEVSVLNSVRKVKVMRRLAIPNLDQFIFCHESIQEYLRAFDKDVYANFAGYDE, from the exons TACGGATATAGAGTGCGGATAACAGACATAATGATATTCCACATATTAGTTTTGCTTTGCATAACTCGATCATATATTTCTG TGACTGTAACACTAAACGAGACGGAGGTTGACTGCAGCCTAAGGTGTGCCTGTTGTAAGGGTGGAGAAGCACGGTGCTTCATTAAGAATAACTATGTAGACGATTTCTGTCATGATGGCTGCGTTGATACCATATTTGGTTACAAGTGCAAACATAAATGTCCCGTCCAATGCTATACATGCGACCAATATAACGGATCAATATGCACAACGTGTAACGACACGCATTATGGGATAAATAGTAACTGTAAGAAGACATGCTCAGTCGGTTGTAGTGATGGAACTTGTAATAAAACGGATGGAACTTGTAGTCCATGTGCAGACAATTTCGAAGGGAACAAATGTGAAACATGCATACATGGAAAATATGGCATAACTTGCTCACAAAACTGCACGCATCAAAATTGCCGTTGTACATTGAAAGACGGATGTGATTCTTGTAAGGCAGGATTCTACAAAAAGGGGACTTTCTGTCAAACAGCTTGTTCTACCGGATGTATGAATGGCACGTGTAATGACAATGGAAGTTGCCAGTGTAGTAAACAGTTTACTCCTGGCTCGTCTTGCACGGAATGTATAACTGGATATTATGGAATTGAGTGCAGAACAAAATGCCCAAGCGGATGCAGTGGTGGAGTGTGTATGCGAAATGGTACTTGCAGGAATTGCTTGGCTGGAAATTACGGAGAACAATGCGACAATACGTGCTATTTTGGATGCACTGATCAAGGTTGTATGAGAAATGGAACATGCAATGAATGTGTTACCGGTTACTTTGGGGAATACTGCAACAAAGGTTGTTCTGTTGGATGCAGTAATGGAACATGTATGAGAAATGGAATTTGCAATGCATGTGATACTAAATACTATGGAGAACAATGCAACACTACGTGCTCTGTAGGATGCAGTGGTGGAATTTGCATGAGAGATGGATCGTGTGAATGCACGCAAGGTTTTAACGGTTCAAAATGCGAAATGTGTATAGGAGGAACATACGGGAACTATTGTCAACATAATTGTAGTAGAGGTTGTTTAGCATTGAATTGTGAGAGGTATAACGGGTTCTGTGATTGCCAGTCTAATTTTACCGGAGGTAAATGTGACCAATGCGAAGAAGGATTTTACGGACATTCTTGTATTCTACGTTGCTCTGATAAGTGTGTAGGCAGGATATGTTCAATGTCCGATGGTAAATGTACTAACGGTTGTAAGGATGGATATTATCCAGACGATTCCGGAAGTTGCATTTCCTGCGAAATAAGATACAAAGATAAAGACTGTAGCTACGAATACACAG TTAAAAAGCAGTCCGTAGAAGCTGAGACGCCTGTAGGAGCTATTGCGGGGGGAATAGGTGGTGGTGTTGTAatcatttgcattattttaatattacttctTCGTCAAAG AATTATTCGCATGTTTGCCTTGAAAAGACTCGGAAGAAATTCTCAGACCACCTCAGAAGTCATTCGTACCGAAGAATTGAACACAAAAT ATACAGATGTCATTCACGAAGAAGAAAACACTACGGAATACATCAATAACTCGGTCGCTCTGCAGAAGCCTAAAATTTCTGTTGATTCCCTTGAGCACTATATTGATTCATTGACAGAAGATGGTACAAGAGCCGTATTTGAT AGCTTTCAACAAGGACTCATTAAGCCGTATGCTCACTCACAAAGAAGTGATAACGTGCCAAGGAACAGATACAGGGGAATATATCCAT ATGACGATTGCAGAGTAAAGCTTCGAGATGAAGATTCGGACTATATCAATGCAAGCTTTATCGAT GGTTATAAGAAGAGTAAAGAATACATCGCCACCCTTG GACCAATGTCGCAGCAACTGGGAAAAGAATTTGAACCCTTCTGGCAAATGGTGTGGCAACAGAAGGTCGAGAAAATTGTCATGATCACGAACCTGATTGAAAATGCG TCGCTTAAATGTGAACAGTATTGGCCAAACGTTGGCACTAGCATGATGTATGGCGAGTTCAGAATCACATGCCATTCGGAGGACATGTATGCTGAGTTTACAAGGAGAGCTTTAACAATAATACgg TCCTCCGAAGAAAGGTCTTTCTTTCAACTGCACTTCACATGTTGGCCTGACAAAGGCATTCCTGACGATGTCACAGCAATCATTGAGTTCAGACAAAGAGTACTAAATACGCCTACATCATTTAAAGGACCTACTTTGATTCACTGCAG TACTGGTGTCGGACGAACGGGCACATATATTGCTCTGGACATCCTGACGAAGGAGGGTGAAGTTGAACGAGCAGTTGATATACCCGGATGTGTGGTCAACATGCGGCAGAACAGGCCGAACATGATACAGACTTTT GAGCAGTATCAATATCTCCACAAGGCTGTTGTGTATTCCCTGACATTCAATTGTACACCGATCAAGGCAGAACACTTTCAACAGTACATGAAGACAACAAGAAGAGCTGACTTAAACAGGCAATTCCAG CAACTGCTACACACCATTGAACAGCGATCGAAACAGGAAGCAAACGCAGTCAAAAGGAACAAACAGCACTTGGCTAAAAATCGAGCCAATGCAGACATACCTG GTGATGAAAATCGACCAAGACTCTACCTTGGGTTAACAACTGGAGCTTCAGATTACATCAATGCGGTGTACATACAT agtttcaaagaaaaaaatcgcTTTCTGGCTGCACAGACGCCACTGCCAGAGACCGTTACTGACTTTCTGACATTGATCGTTCAAGAAAACTGTTCATGTGTTGTCAGCTTTGAACCAGACATGGACAAACAAAGG AATGTTGGAATTTACTACCCGGCGGAAAACATGCAGGCAATGACGAAGGGGTCATTTGAAGTCAGCTCTTCACGTGAAACCAAAAAACCACATTATGTTATGAGGAACCTTACGATACGATATAAGAAAGCGTCAGGG CACCCTTCTGAGAAAACTCTGTCCCATATGCAGTTTACCGAATGGGATGAACTGAAGAATGTCCCTCTATCTATTGAAACGTTCCTTACCTTTCTGAATGACGTGGAGGAAATAGAAAACAAAGATGGACCGATTCTTCTTCATTGTTT TGATGGTGCAAGTAGAACGGGGCTGTTCTGTGTTGTGTCAATGCTGCTGCAGAAAATGGCCATAGAACACGAAGTTAGTGTTCTGAATTCTGTTAGGAAAGTCAAGGTCATGCGACGATTGGCGATTCCGAATTTG gACCAATTCATATTCTGTCATGAGAGCATCCAAGAATATTTGCGAGCCTTTGACAAGGATGTGTATGCAAACTTCGCCGGTTACGACGAATAG
- the LOC128211713 gene encoding multiple epidermal growth factor-like domains protein 11 isoform X2 — MLMRQLLTIWINSILFKYGYRVRITDIMIFHILVLLCITRSYISVTVTLNETEVDCSLRCACCKGGEARCFIKNNYVDDFCHDGCVDTIFGYKCKHKCPVQCYTCDQYNGSICTTCNDTHYGINSNCKKTCSVGCSDGTCNKTDGTCSPCADNFEGNKCETCIHGKYGITCSQNCTHQNCRCTLKDGCDSCKAGFYKKGTFCQTACSTGCMNGTCNDNGSCQCSKQFTPGSSCTECITGYYGIECRTKCPSGCSGGVCMRNGTCRNCLAGNYGEQCDNTCYFGCTDQGCMRNGTCNECVTGYFGEYCNKGCSVGCSNGTCMRNGICNACDTKYYGEQCNTTCSVGCSGGICMRDGSCECTQGFNGSKCEMCIGGTYGNYCQHNCSRGCLALNCERYNGFCDCQSNFTGGKCDQCEEGFYGHSCILRCSDKCVGRICSMSDGKCTNGCKDGYYPDDSGSCISCEIRYKDKDCSYEYTVKKQSVEAETPVGAIAGGIGGGVVIICIILILLLRQRIIRMFALKRLGRNSQTTSEVIRTEELNTKYTDVIHEEENTTEYINNSVALQKPKISVDSLEHYIDSLTEDGTRAVFDSFQQGLIKPYAHSQRSDNVPRNRYRGIYPYDDCRVKLRDEDSDYINASFIDGYKKSKEYIATLGPMSQQLGKEFEPFWQMVWQQKVEKIVMITNLIENASLKCEQYWPNVGTSMMYGEFRITCHSEDMYAEFTRRALTIIRV; from the exons TACGGATATAGAGTGCGGATAACAGACATAATGATATTCCACATATTAGTTTTGCTTTGCATAACTCGATCATATATTTCTG TGACTGTAACACTAAACGAGACGGAGGTTGACTGCAGCCTAAGGTGTGCCTGTTGTAAGGGTGGAGAAGCACGGTGCTTCATTAAGAATAACTATGTAGACGATTTCTGTCATGATGGCTGCGTTGATACCATATTTGGTTACAAGTGCAAACATAAATGTCCCGTCCAATGCTATACATGCGACCAATATAACGGATCAATATGCACAACGTGTAACGACACGCATTATGGGATAAATAGTAACTGTAAGAAGACATGCTCAGTCGGTTGTAGTGATGGAACTTGTAATAAAACGGATGGAACTTGTAGTCCATGTGCAGACAATTTCGAAGGGAACAAATGTGAAACATGCATACATGGAAAATATGGCATAACTTGCTCACAAAACTGCACGCATCAAAATTGCCGTTGTACATTGAAAGACGGATGTGATTCTTGTAAGGCAGGATTCTACAAAAAGGGGACTTTCTGTCAAACAGCTTGTTCTACCGGATGTATGAATGGCACGTGTAATGACAATGGAAGTTGCCAGTGTAGTAAACAGTTTACTCCTGGCTCGTCTTGCACGGAATGTATAACTGGATATTATGGAATTGAGTGCAGAACAAAATGCCCAAGCGGATGCAGTGGTGGAGTGTGTATGCGAAATGGTACTTGCAGGAATTGCTTGGCTGGAAATTACGGAGAACAATGCGACAATACGTGCTATTTTGGATGCACTGATCAAGGTTGTATGAGAAATGGAACATGCAATGAATGTGTTACCGGTTACTTTGGGGAATACTGCAACAAAGGTTGTTCTGTTGGATGCAGTAATGGAACATGTATGAGAAATGGAATTTGCAATGCATGTGATACTAAATACTATGGAGAACAATGCAACACTACGTGCTCTGTAGGATGCAGTGGTGGAATTTGCATGAGAGATGGATCGTGTGAATGCACGCAAGGTTTTAACGGTTCAAAATGCGAAATGTGTATAGGAGGAACATACGGGAACTATTGTCAACATAATTGTAGTAGAGGTTGTTTAGCATTGAATTGTGAGAGGTATAACGGGTTCTGTGATTGCCAGTCTAATTTTACCGGAGGTAAATGTGACCAATGCGAAGAAGGATTTTACGGACATTCTTGTATTCTACGTTGCTCTGATAAGTGTGTAGGCAGGATATGTTCAATGTCCGATGGTAAATGTACTAACGGTTGTAAGGATGGATATTATCCAGACGATTCCGGAAGTTGCATTTCCTGCGAAATAAGATACAAAGATAAAGACTGTAGCTACGAATACACAG TTAAAAAGCAGTCCGTAGAAGCTGAGACGCCTGTAGGAGCTATTGCGGGGGGAATAGGTGGTGGTGTTGTAatcatttgcattattttaatattacttctTCGTCAAAG AATTATTCGCATGTTTGCCTTGAAAAGACTCGGAAGAAATTCTCAGACCACCTCAGAAGTCATTCGTACCGAAGAATTGAACACAAAAT ATACAGATGTCATTCACGAAGAAGAAAACACTACGGAATACATCAATAACTCGGTCGCTCTGCAGAAGCCTAAAATTTCTGTTGATTCCCTTGAGCACTATATTGATTCATTGACAGAAGATGGTACAAGAGCCGTATTTGAT AGCTTTCAACAAGGACTCATTAAGCCGTATGCTCACTCACAAAGAAGTGATAACGTGCCAAGGAACAGATACAGGGGAATATATCCAT ATGACGATTGCAGAGTAAAGCTTCGAGATGAAGATTCGGACTATATCAATGCAAGCTTTATCGAT GGTTATAAGAAGAGTAAAGAATACATCGCCACCCTTG GACCAATGTCGCAGCAACTGGGAAAAGAATTTGAACCCTTCTGGCAAATGGTGTGGCAACAGAAGGTCGAGAAAATTGTCATGATCACGAACCTGATTGAAAATGCG TCGCTTAAATGTGAACAGTATTGGCCAAACGTTGGCACTAGCATGATGTATGGCGAGTTCAGAATCACATGCCATTCGGAGGACATGTATGCTGAGTTTACAAGGAGAGCTTTAACAATAATACgggtataa
- the LOC128211713 gene encoding multiple epidermal growth factor-like domains protein 11 isoform X3, which produces MLMRQLLTIWINSILFKYGYRVRITDIMIFHILVLLCITRSYISVTVTLNETEVDCSLRCACCKGGEARCFIKNNYVDDFCHDGCVDTIFGYKCKHKCPVQCYTCDQYNGSICTTCNDTHYGINSNCKKTCSVGCSDGTCNKTDGTCSPCADNFEGNKCETCIHGKYGITCSQNCTHQNCRCTLKDGCDSCKAGFYKKGTFCQTACSTGCMNGTCNDNGSCQCSKQFTPGSSCTECITGYYGIECRTKCPSGCSGGVCMRNGTCRNCLAGNYGEQCDNTCYFGCTDQGCMRNGTCNECVTGYFGEYCNKGCSVGCSNGTCMRNGICNACDTKYYGEQCNTTCSVGCSGGICMRDGSCECTQGFNGSKCEMCIGGTYGNYCQHNCSRGCLALNCERYNGFCDCQSNFTGGKCDQCEEGFYGHSCILRCSDKCVGRICSMSDGKCTNGCKDGYYPDDSGSCISCEIRYKDKDCSYEYTVKKQSVEAETPVGAIAGGIGGGVVIICIILILLLRQRIIRMFALKRLGRNSQTTSEVIRTEELNTKYTDVIHEEENTTEYINNSVALQKPKISVDSLEHYIDSLTEDGTRAVFDSFQQGLIKPYAHSQRSDNVPRNRYRGIYPYDDCRVKLRDEDSDYINASFIDDQCRSNWEKNLNPSGKWCGNRRSRKLS; this is translated from the exons TACGGATATAGAGTGCGGATAACAGACATAATGATATTCCACATATTAGTTTTGCTTTGCATAACTCGATCATATATTTCTG TGACTGTAACACTAAACGAGACGGAGGTTGACTGCAGCCTAAGGTGTGCCTGTTGTAAGGGTGGAGAAGCACGGTGCTTCATTAAGAATAACTATGTAGACGATTTCTGTCATGATGGCTGCGTTGATACCATATTTGGTTACAAGTGCAAACATAAATGTCCCGTCCAATGCTATACATGCGACCAATATAACGGATCAATATGCACAACGTGTAACGACACGCATTATGGGATAAATAGTAACTGTAAGAAGACATGCTCAGTCGGTTGTAGTGATGGAACTTGTAATAAAACGGATGGAACTTGTAGTCCATGTGCAGACAATTTCGAAGGGAACAAATGTGAAACATGCATACATGGAAAATATGGCATAACTTGCTCACAAAACTGCACGCATCAAAATTGCCGTTGTACATTGAAAGACGGATGTGATTCTTGTAAGGCAGGATTCTACAAAAAGGGGACTTTCTGTCAAACAGCTTGTTCTACCGGATGTATGAATGGCACGTGTAATGACAATGGAAGTTGCCAGTGTAGTAAACAGTTTACTCCTGGCTCGTCTTGCACGGAATGTATAACTGGATATTATGGAATTGAGTGCAGAACAAAATGCCCAAGCGGATGCAGTGGTGGAGTGTGTATGCGAAATGGTACTTGCAGGAATTGCTTGGCTGGAAATTACGGAGAACAATGCGACAATACGTGCTATTTTGGATGCACTGATCAAGGTTGTATGAGAAATGGAACATGCAATGAATGTGTTACCGGTTACTTTGGGGAATACTGCAACAAAGGTTGTTCTGTTGGATGCAGTAATGGAACATGTATGAGAAATGGAATTTGCAATGCATGTGATACTAAATACTATGGAGAACAATGCAACACTACGTGCTCTGTAGGATGCAGTGGTGGAATTTGCATGAGAGATGGATCGTGTGAATGCACGCAAGGTTTTAACGGTTCAAAATGCGAAATGTGTATAGGAGGAACATACGGGAACTATTGTCAACATAATTGTAGTAGAGGTTGTTTAGCATTGAATTGTGAGAGGTATAACGGGTTCTGTGATTGCCAGTCTAATTTTACCGGAGGTAAATGTGACCAATGCGAAGAAGGATTTTACGGACATTCTTGTATTCTACGTTGCTCTGATAAGTGTGTAGGCAGGATATGTTCAATGTCCGATGGTAAATGTACTAACGGTTGTAAGGATGGATATTATCCAGACGATTCCGGAAGTTGCATTTCCTGCGAAATAAGATACAAAGATAAAGACTGTAGCTACGAATACACAG TTAAAAAGCAGTCCGTAGAAGCTGAGACGCCTGTAGGAGCTATTGCGGGGGGAATAGGTGGTGGTGTTGTAatcatttgcattattttaatattacttctTCGTCAAAG AATTATTCGCATGTTTGCCTTGAAAAGACTCGGAAGAAATTCTCAGACCACCTCAGAAGTCATTCGTACCGAAGAATTGAACACAAAAT ATACAGATGTCATTCACGAAGAAGAAAACACTACGGAATACATCAATAACTCGGTCGCTCTGCAGAAGCCTAAAATTTCTGTTGATTCCCTTGAGCACTATATTGATTCATTGACAGAAGATGGTACAAGAGCCGTATTTGAT AGCTTTCAACAAGGACTCATTAAGCCGTATGCTCACTCACAAAGAAGTGATAACGTGCCAAGGAACAGATACAGGGGAATATATCCAT ATGACGATTGCAGAGTAAAGCTTCGAGATGAAGATTCGGACTATATCAATGCAAGCTTTATCGAT GACCAATGTCGCAGCAACTGGGAAAAGAATTTGAACCCTTCTGGCAAATGGTGTGGCAACAGAAGGTCGAGAAAATTGTCATGA